The following are from one region of the Chloroflexia bacterium SDU3-3 genome:
- the cydC gene encoding thiol reductant ABC exporter subunit CydC: protein MRVISRLLRLVWPFRWLIALAVLLNFATVGVSVGLMAMSAYLISKAALVTSIADLGLVPTYVRLFALLRAGLRYAERYATHAVTFRILARLRTWFYTAIEPLAPARLMGYHSGDLFARIGADVESLQDFYVRVVVPPVASALVVAVACAIVGSFSAGLGLALLAFLLLTGVALPLATRWLSRYPAGEAVALRTALSRALADGVRGDADLLAFGRSGEHQRRVAELGQRLARAQERMALVRGLGLALGALLTGMASVTILGMAIPLVSGGQLAGEFLALLPLTAIASFEAVQPLALAVQHMESSHAAASRLFELIDAPPEVAAPSQPAPAPQRYDLEVRGLRFRYAEGQPYALDGLSFAVPQGGRLTVAGASGAGKSTLASLLLRFWEYREGSIRIGGRELRELDPEQARGLFSVVAQQTHLFNSTIRDNLLLARADASDEQLLAVCQQAQLGELLARLPKGLDTPVGEDGTQLSGGERQRLALARAMLRDAPMLILDEATANLDPVTDRSVREALDRFAAGRTTLILAHAPGAGPSVRLPAR, encoded by the coding sequence ATGCGCGTGATCTCCCGACTGCTGCGGCTGGTCTGGCCCTTCCGCTGGCTGATCGCCCTGGCCGTGCTGCTGAACTTCGCTACGGTGGGCGTGAGCGTGGGCCTCATGGCCATGTCGGCCTACCTAATCTCCAAGGCCGCGCTGGTCACATCCATCGCCGACCTGGGGCTGGTGCCCACCTATGTGCGGCTGTTCGCGCTGCTGCGGGCCGGGCTGCGCTACGCCGAGCGCTACGCCACCCACGCGGTCACGTTCCGCATCCTGGCGCGGCTGCGCACCTGGTTCTACACCGCCATCGAGCCGCTGGCCCCGGCGCGGCTGATGGGCTACCACAGCGGCGACCTGTTCGCCCGCATCGGGGCCGATGTGGAGAGCCTGCAGGATTTCTATGTGCGCGTGGTGGTGCCGCCGGTGGCCTCGGCGCTGGTGGTGGCGGTGGCCTGCGCCATCGTGGGCAGCTTCTCGGCGGGGCTAGGGCTGGCGCTGCTGGCCTTCCTGCTGCTCACCGGCGTGGCGCTGCCGCTGGCCACCCGCTGGCTCAGCAGGTACCCGGCGGGCGAGGCGGTGGCGCTGCGCACCGCGCTCAGCCGCGCCCTGGCGGATGGGGTGCGCGGCGACGCCGACCTGCTGGCCTTCGGGCGGTCGGGCGAGCACCAGCGCCGGGTGGCCGAGCTGGGCCAGCGGCTGGCGCGGGCGCAGGAGCGCATGGCGCTGGTGCGCGGGCTGGGGCTGGCGCTGGGCGCGCTGCTCACCGGCATGGCCAGCGTCACCATCCTGGGCATGGCCATCCCGCTGGTGAGCGGCGGCCAGCTTGCCGGGGAGTTTCTGGCGCTGCTGCCGCTCACGGCCATCGCCAGCTTCGAGGCGGTGCAGCCGCTGGCGCTGGCGGTGCAGCACATGGAGAGCAGCCACGCCGCCGCCAGCCGCCTGTTCGAGCTGATCGACGCGCCGCCCGAGGTGGCCGCGCCCAGCCAGCCAGCCCCCGCGCCGCAGCGCTACGATCTGGAGGTGCGCGGCCTGCGCTTCCGCTACGCCGAGGGCCAGCCCTACGCGCTGGATGGCCTGAGCTTCGCGGTGCCCCAGGGCGGGCGGCTGACGGTGGCCGGGGCCAGCGGGGCGGGCAAGAGCACGCTGGCCAGCCTGCTGCTGCGCTTCTGGGAGTACCGCGAGGGTAGCATCCGCATCGGCGGGCGAGAGCTGCGCGAGCTTGACCCCGAGCAGGCGCGCGGCCTGTTCAGCGTGGTGGCCCAGCAGACCCACCTGTTCAACTCGACCATCCGCGACAACCTGCTGCTGGCCCGCGCCGATGCCAGCGACGAGCAGCTGCTGGCGGTGTGCCAGCAGGCCCAGCTCGGCGAACTGCTGGCGCGGCTGCCCAAGGGCCTCGATACGCCGGTGGGCGAGGATGGCACCCAGCTGAGCGGCGGCGAGCGCCAGCGGCTGGCCCTGGCCCGCGCCATGCTGCGCGACGCGCCCATGCTCATCCTCGACGAGGCCACCGCCAACCTCGACCCCGTGACCGACCGCAGCGTGCGCGAGGCGCTCGACCGCTTCGCGGCGGGGCGCACCACGCTCATCCTGGCCCACGCGCCCGGCGCTGGCCCCAGCGTGCGCCTGCCCGCGCGGTAG
- a CDS encoding cytochrome ubiquinol oxidase subunit I, whose translation MPMDTVFLSQVQFALTATFHYIYPPISIGLGFMMVVLGLLYVRTKNPLWRELSFFWVKIYGLVFALGIATGVVQEFEFGMNWANYSRFVGNIFGSLLAAEGIFAFFLEGGFLGLMLFGGERLGPRMWLTSIFLVALGAHFSALWIVMANSWMQTPSGYEIIQGTRGMEAVMTSFSQVVFTPSFLVRIGHICVGAWMVGAAFMLSVSAWYLLHNRHVELARENFRVVLPYFAVFTVLQLVLLGSQSAEVVTRYQPAKLAAMEGVWETQSCAPMHIVGWVDEANQQTHGIAVPCLLSLLATYDVNGVVTGLNDIPADQRPPVNLTFQSYHMMILMGGAFVGLGILGLYMYFNKEKIAKMRWALWLFVSSIFVAEVATAAGWWTAEIGRQPWIVTGLLRTQDAVSPGLTPADLIFSLAIFIILYIILLFLFIYLLNNKIQHGPDPLDANVAVNSLPDTFREIFGRKARSELGGQDA comes from the coding sequence ATGCCCATGGACACAGTGTTTCTCTCCCAGGTGCAATTTGCGCTGACGGCAACCTTCCACTACATCTACCCGCCCATCTCGATCGGCCTCGGGTTCATGATGGTGGTGCTGGGGCTGCTCTACGTGCGCACCAAAAACCCGCTCTGGCGCGAGCTATCGTTTTTCTGGGTCAAGATCTACGGCCTGGTGTTCGCGCTTGGCATCGCCACCGGCGTGGTCCAAGAGTTCGAGTTCGGCATGAACTGGGCCAACTACTCGCGCTTTGTCGGCAATATCTTCGGCAGCCTGCTGGCCGCCGAGGGCATCTTCGCCTTCTTCCTTGAGGGCGGCTTCCTGGGCCTCATGCTGTTCGGCGGCGAGCGCCTGGGGCCGCGCATGTGGCTCACCTCGATCTTCTTGGTGGCGCTGGGCGCGCACTTCAGCGCGCTGTGGATCGTGATGGCCAACTCGTGGATGCAGACCCCCAGCGGCTACGAGATCATCCAGGGCACGCGCGGCATGGAGGCGGTGATGACCAGCTTCAGCCAGGTGGTATTCACGCCCTCCTTCCTGGTGCGCATCGGCCATATCTGCGTGGGGGCGTGGATGGTGGGCGCGGCGTTCATGCTGAGCGTGAGCGCCTGGTACCTGCTGCACAACCGCCACGTCGAGCTAGCGCGCGAGAACTTCCGCGTGGTGCTGCCCTACTTCGCGGTGTTCACCGTGCTGCAGCTGGTGCTGCTCGGCTCGCAGAGCGCCGAGGTGGTGACGCGCTACCAGCCCGCCAAGCTGGCCGCCATGGAGGGCGTGTGGGAGACCCAGTCGTGCGCGCCGATGCACATTGTGGGCTGGGTGGATGAGGCTAACCAGCAGACCCACGGCATCGCCGTACCCTGCCTGCTGAGCCTGCTGGCCACCTACGACGTGAACGGCGTGGTGACGGGCCTGAACGACATCCCCGCCGACCAGCGCCCGCCGGTCAACCTGACCTTCCAGTCGTACCACATGATGATCCTGATGGGCGGCGCGTTCGTTGGGCTGGGCATCTTGGGCCTCTACATGTACTTCAATAAGGAGAAGATCGCCAAGATGCGCTGGGCGCTCTGGCTGTTCGTCTCCAGCATCTTCGTGGCCGAGGTCGCCACCGCCGCCGGGTGGTGGACCGCCGAGATCGGGCGACAGCCGTGGATCGTCACCGGCCTGCTGCGCACCCAAGATGCGGTCTCGCCTGGGCTGACCCCAGCCGACCTGATCTTCTCGCTGGCGATCTTCATCATCCTCTACATCATCCTGCTGTTCCTGTTCATCTACCTGCTCAACAACAAGATCCAGCACGGCCCCGACCCGCTCGACGCGAACGTGGCGGTGAACTCGCTGCCGGACACATTCCGCGAGATCTTCGGTCGCAAGGCGCGATCGGAGCTAGGGGGGCAGGATGCTTAA
- the cydD gene encoding thiol reductant ABC exporter subunit CydD codes for MSRSPERQILGQSPAARALGMAAVALQVAAAMCTCAQLLLLAYAIDGVFMQRGRDLAWAAPALGGAAALVAVRAALVWLAEWLAQRAASHLKRAVRTRLVAHLLALGPRYTAAQPGGALVQAASEHIEALDEYVSQFLPARQLAAVVPLLVLALVLWVDPLTSAVMLFAGPILVLLLALIGLKTRDLTERRFEEMRWMASYFLDMLRGLTTLKLFGRSREQAANIAAIGERYGSTTMDVLRTAFQTSLVLEWGATAATALVALEVSWRLLEGMVPFQQALAVLLITPEFFLPLRQLSLKYHAGTAGAEAARRIAGILAEPKPAAPASGQNPPQGPPALRFAGVRLAYRAGSQPALDGCTLDVPSGKVTAVVGSSGAGKSTLASLLLRFAQPDAGQILADGVPIDQFDTAAWRGCIAYVPQRPHLFSGTVLENIRLGRPAATMDEVVAAAQVADAHRFIAALPQGYDTPLGEDGARLSGGQQQRVALARALLMDAPLLVLDEATSHLDDESEAAIQRALADYAQGRTVLLIAHRLRMAYSADQIVLLERGRVAASGTHAQLLEQSPAYRELVARYEEQNLCA; via the coding sequence ATGAGCAGATCCCCCGAGAGACAGATCCTGGGCCAGTCGCCCGCGGCACGCGCGCTGGGCATGGCCGCCGTGGCGCTGCAGGTGGCGGCGGCGATGTGCACATGCGCCCAGCTGCTGCTGCTGGCCTACGCCATCGACGGCGTGTTCATGCAGCGCGGGCGCGACCTGGCCTGGGCCGCGCCCGCGCTGGGCGGGGCCGCCGCGCTGGTGGCCGTGCGCGCCGCGCTGGTGTGGCTGGCCGAGTGGCTGGCCCAGCGCGCCGCCAGCCACCTGAAGCGGGCCGTGCGCACGCGGCTGGTGGCCCACCTGCTGGCGCTGGGGCCGCGCTACACCGCCGCGCAGCCGGGCGGCGCGCTGGTGCAGGCCGCATCCGAGCACATCGAGGCGCTGGACGAGTACGTGAGCCAGTTCCTACCCGCCCGCCAGCTGGCCGCCGTAGTGCCGCTGCTGGTGCTGGCCCTGGTGCTGTGGGTCGACCCGCTCACCTCGGCGGTGATGCTGTTCGCAGGGCCTATCCTAGTGCTGCTGCTGGCCCTGATCGGGCTGAAGACTCGCGACCTGACCGAGCGGCGCTTCGAGGAGATGCGCTGGATGGCCTCGTACTTCCTAGACATGCTGCGCGGCCTGACCACGCTGAAGCTGTTCGGGCGCAGCCGCGAGCAGGCCGCCAACATCGCGGCCATCGGCGAGCGCTACGGCAGCACCACCATGGATGTGCTGCGCACCGCCTTCCAGACCTCGCTGGTGCTGGAGTGGGGCGCGACGGCGGCCACCGCGCTGGTGGCGCTGGAGGTGAGCTGGCGGCTGCTGGAGGGCATGGTGCCGTTCCAGCAGGCCCTGGCGGTGCTGCTGATCACGCCCGAGTTCTTCCTGCCGCTGCGCCAGCTCTCGCTCAAGTACCACGCTGGCACGGCGGGGGCCGAGGCGGCGCGGCGCATCGCGGGCATCCTGGCCGAGCCAAAGCCCGCCGCGCCCGCCAGCGGCCAAAACCCGCCGCAGGGGCCGCCCGCGCTGCGCTTCGCGGGGGTGCGGCTGGCCTACCGCGCGGGCAGCCAGCCCGCGCTGGACGGCTGCACGCTCGACGTGCCCAGCGGCAAGGTCACGGCCGTGGTCGGCTCCAGCGGCGCGGGCAAGAGCACGCTGGCCAGCCTGCTGCTGCGCTTCGCCCAGCCCGACGCGGGCCAGATTTTGGCCGACGGCGTGCCAATCGACCAGTTTGACACGGCGGCGTGGCGCGGCTGCATCGCCTACGTGCCGCAGCGCCCGCACCTGTTCAGCGGCACAGTGCTGGAGAACATCCGCCTGGGGCGGCCCGCCGCGACCATGGATGAGGTGGTGGCCGCCGCCCAAGTGGCCGACGCGCACCGCTTCATCGCGGCGCTGCCGCAGGGCTACGACACGCCACTGGGCGAGGATGGCGCGCGCCTAAGCGGCGGCCAGCAGCAGCGCGTGGCCCTGGCCCGCGCCCTCCTGATGGATGCGCCGCTGCTGGTGCTGGATGAGGCCACGTCGCACCTGGATGACGAGAGCGAGGCGGCCATCCAGCGCGCGCTGGCGGACTACGCCCAAGGCCGCACCGTGCTGCTGATCGCTCACCGGCTGCGCATGGCCTACAGCGCCGACCAGATCGTGCTGCTGGAGCGGGGCAGGGTGGCCGCGAGCGGAACCCACGCCCAGCTGCTGGAGCAAAGCCCAGCCTACCGCGAGCTGGTGGCCCGCTACGAGGAGCAAAACCTATGCGCGTGA
- the cydB gene encoding cytochrome d ubiquinol oxidase subunit II yields the protein MLNTIWFVLFVVIIAGYLILDGFDLGVGILHLFVAKTDEDRRILLNSIGPVWDGNEVWLVVGGGVLFAAFPHVYATLFSGFYTAMMLVLLFLILRTVAIDFRSKEKGKGWRSFWDATFFTSSLALALLLGVAFGNIISGVPVDGEGIIRANLFQLLTPFAVLIGLTTIVMMAMHGALYLNLKTEGALQERIRKLTPKLMIAFVVLNTLSVIAAVAFHESVTERYLAEIWPVVFPALALGSMALSWWLLRKGADLGAFVASSAVIGLLLASVGVGLYPNLLISTIDPAHTLTVFNAASQPNTLTVMLIITAIGLPFVLLYTAGVYYIFRGKVKIGSNSY from the coding sequence ATGCTTAACACGATCTGGTTTGTGCTATTTGTGGTGATCATCGCCGGGTACCTCATCCTCGATGGGTTCGACCTCGGCGTGGGCATCCTGCACCTCTTTGTGGCCAAGACCGATGAGGATCGGCGCATCCTGCTGAACAGCATCGGACCGGTGTGGGATGGCAACGAGGTCTGGCTGGTGGTGGGTGGCGGCGTGCTGTTCGCAGCCTTCCCGCACGTCTACGCTACGCTGTTCTCGGGCTTCTACACCGCCATGATGCTGGTGCTGCTGTTCCTGATCCTGCGCACAGTGGCGATCGACTTCCGCAGCAAGGAGAAGGGCAAGGGCTGGCGCTCGTTCTGGGATGCCACCTTCTTCACGTCGTCGCTGGCGCTGGCGCTGCTGCTGGGCGTGGCCTTCGGCAACATCATCAGCGGCGTGCCGGTGGATGGCGAGGGCATCATCCGCGCCAACCTGTTCCAGCTGCTCACGCCCTTCGCGGTGCTGATCGGCCTGACCACCATCGTGATGATGGCCATGCACGGCGCGCTCTACCTGAACCTGAAGACCGAGGGCGCGCTCCAGGAGCGAATCCGCAAGCTCACCCCCAAGCTGATGATCGCCTTCGTGGTGCTGAACACGCTGTCGGTAATCGCCGCCGTGGCCTTCCACGAGTCGGTGACGGAGCGCTACCTGGCCGAGATCTGGCCGGTGGTGTTCCCCGCGCTGGCGCTCGGCTCGATGGCGCTCTCGTGGTGGCTGCTGCGCAAGGGCGCGGATCTCGGCGCGTTCGTGGCGTCCAGCGCGGTGATCGGTCTGCTGCTGGCCTCGGTGGGCGTGGGGCTGTACCCCAACCTGCTGATCTCGACCATTGACCCGGCCCACACGCTCACGGTGTTCAACGCGGCCTCGCAGCCCAACACGCTGACGGTGATGCTAATCATCACGGCCATCGGCCTGCCCTTTGTGCTGCTGTACACCGCTGGGGTCTACTATATCTTCCGGGGAAAGGTGAAGATCGGCAGCAACAGCTACTAG